One part of the Arabidopsis thaliana chromosome 1 sequence genome encodes these proteins:
- a CDS encoding S-locus lectin protein kinase family protein encodes MVVSVTIRRRFVLLLLACTCLLSRRLCFGEDRITFSSPIKDSESETLLCKSGIFRFGFFTPVNSTTRLRYVGIWYEKIPIQTVVWVANKDSPINDTSGVISIYQDGNLAVTDGRNRLVWSTNVSVPVAPNATWVQLMDSGNLMLQDNRNNGEILWESFKHPYDSFMPRMTLGTDGRTGGNLKLTSWTSHDDPSTGNYTAGIAPFTFPELLIWKNNVPTWRSGPWNGQVFIGLPNMDSLLFLDGFNLNSDNQGTISMSYANDSFMYHFNLDPEGIIYQKDWSTSMRTWRIGVKFPYTDCDAYGRCGRFGSCHAGENPPCKCVKGFVPKNNTEWNGGNWSNGCMRKAPLQCERQRNVSNGGGGGKADGFLKLQKMKVPISAERSEASEQVCPKVCLDNCSCTAYAYDRGIGCMLWSGDLVDMQSFLGSGIDLFIRVAHSELKTHSNLAVMIAAPVIGVMLIAAVCVLLACRKYKKRPAPAKDRSAELMFKRMEALTSDNESASNQIKLKELPLFEFQVLATSTDSFSLRNKLGQGGFGPVYKGKLPEGQEIAVKRLSRKSGQGLEELMNEVVVISKLQHRNLVKLLGCCIEGEERMLVYEYMPKKSLDAYLFDPMKQKILDWKTRFNIMEGICRGLLYLHRDSRLKIIHRDLKASNILLDENLNPKISDFGLARIFRANEDEANTRRVVGTYGYMSPEYAMEGFFSEKSDVFSLGVIFLEIISGRRNSSSHKEENNLNLLAYVSVTKQCF; translated from the exons ATGGTGGTTTCAGTGACCATACGTCGtcgttttgttcttcttctacttgcATGCACTTGTTTGTTGTCTCGGAGACTCTGTTTTGGTGAGGACAGAATCACTTTCTCAAGTCCTATCAAAGACTCAGAGTCAGAGACCCTTCTATGCAAAAGTGGTATTTTcaggtttggtttcttcactCCTGTTAATTCCACTACTCGGTTACGTTATGTTGGGATTTGGTACGAAAAGATTCCAATCCAAACTGTGGTTTGGGTTGCTAACAAAGACTCTCCCATCAACGACACTTCCGGTGTTATCTCGATCTATCAAGATGGAAATCTCGCGGTTACCGATGGTCGAAATCGCCTTGTATGGTCGACGAATGTCTCAGTACCAGTAGCTCCAAATGCTACTTGGGTTCAGCTTATGGATTCTGGGAATCTTATGTTACAAGACAACAGAAACAATGGTGAGATTCTTTGGGAGAGTTTCAAGCATCCTTATGATTCTTTCATGCCAAGAATGACTCTTGGCACCGACGGTAGAACTGGAGGTAACCTAAAGCTTACTTCTTGGACAAGCCACGATGATCCTTCAACAGGAAACTACACAGCTGGTATTGCTCCTTTCACGTTTCCTGAGCTTCTTATCTGGAAGAACAATGTCCCAACGTGGCGTAGCGGACCGTGGAACGGTCAGGTTTTCATCGGTTTACCGAATATGGATTCACTTCTGTTTCTTGATGGGTTTAATCTTAACAGTGATAATCAAGGAACGATCTCAATGTCTTATGCTAATGATTCGTTCATGTATCACTTTAACTTGGATCCTGAAGGAATTATTTATCAGAAAGATTGGAGTACTTCTATGAGAACTTGGAGGATAGGTGTAAAGTTTCCATACACAGACTGTGATGCATACGGTAGATGTGGTCGATTCGGGAGCTGCCATGCCGGGGAAAACCCGCCTTGTAAATGTGTTAAAGGGTTTGTTCCAAAGAATAACACAGAGTGGAATGGTGGTAATTGGAGTAATGGATGTATGAGAAAAGCTCCATTGCAGTGTGAAAGACAGAGAAATGTAAgtaatggtggtggtggaggaaaAGCAGATGGTTTTTTGAAACTGCAGAAGATGAAAGTACCAATCTCTGCGGAACGGTCTGAAGCTAGTGAACAAGTTTGTCCTAAAGTATGCTTAGATAACTGTTCTTGCACAGCTTATGCATATGATAGAGGAATTGGATGCATGCTTTGGAGTGGTGATTTAGTTGATATGCAATCATTTTTGGGAAGTGGCATTGATCTTTTTATTCGTGTTGCTCATTCAGAACTCA AAACACATAGCAATCTAGCAGTTATGATCGCAGCACCTGTGATAGGCGTTATGTTAATTGCTGCGGTCTGCGTTCTTTTAGCATGCCGGAAATACAAAAAGCGTCCAG CTCCAGCGAAAGATAGAAGTGCAGAGCTAATGTTTAAGAGAATGGAAGCACTTACAAGTGATAATGAGTCTGCTTCTAACCAAATCAAGCTCAAGGAGCTTCCACTCTTTGAGTTTCAAGTGTTAGCTACATCAACTGATAGCTTCTCTCTAAGAAACAAGCTCGGGCAAGGCGGGTTTGGTCCTGTTTACAAG ggaAAATTACCTGAAGGACAAGAAATTGCAGTGAAGAGGCTCTCACGGAAATCAGGTCAAGGACTAGAGGAACTTATGAACGAAGTGGTTGTGATATCTAAGTTGCAACATCGGAATCTAGTGAAGTTACTTGGATGTTGTATTGAAGGTGAAGAAAGAATGTTAGTATATGAATATATGCCAAAGAAAAGCTTGGATGCATATCTTTTTG ACCCAATGAAGCAAAAGATTCTTGATTGGAAGACTCGGTTCAACATAATGGAAGGAATTTGCAGAGGTCTTTTGTACCTTCACAGAGATTCAAGACTAAAGATCATACACAGAGATTTAAAAGCCAGCAACATTTTGTTAGATGAGAATCTAAACCCCAAGATATCTGATTTTGGACTTGCAAGAATTTTCCGAGCGAATGAAGATGAAGCTAACACAAGAAGGGTTGTTGGAACATA CGGCTATATGTCACCGGAGTATGCAATGGAAGGTTTCTTTTCAGAAAAATCAGATGTTTTCAGCTTGGGGGTTATATTTCTCGAGATCATAAGTGGGAGAAGAAACTCTAGTTCTCACAAGGAAGAGAATAATCTCAACCTTTTGGCTTATGTAAGTGTTACAAAGCAGTGTTTTTAG
- a CDS encoding S-locus lectin protein kinase family protein (S-locus lectin protein kinase family protein; FUNCTIONS IN: in 6 functions; INVOLVED IN: protein amino acid phosphorylation, recognition of pollen; LOCATED IN: plasma membrane; EXPRESSED IN: 23 plant structures; EXPRESSED DURING: 13 growth stages; CONTAINS InterPro DOMAIN/s: Curculin-like (mannose-binding) lectin (InterPro:IPR001480), PAN-2 domain (InterPro:IPR013227), Apple-like (InterPro:IPR003609), Serine/threonine-protein kinase domain (InterPro:IPR002290), Serine/threonine-protein kinase-like domain (InterPro:IPR017442), Serine/threonine-protein kinase, active site (InterPro:IPR008271), Protein kinase-like domain (InterPro:IPR011009), Protein kinase, catalytic domain (InterPro:IPR000719), S-locus glycoprotein (InterPro:IPR000858), Tyrosine-protein kinase, catalytic domain (InterPro:IPR020635); BEST Arabidopsis thaliana protein match is: S-domain-1 13 (TAIR:AT1G11350.1); Has 124566 Blast hits to 122714 proteins in 4439 species: Archae - 108; Bacteria - 13570; Metazoa - 45533; Fungi - 10903; Plants - 35507; Viruses - 467; Other Eukaryotes - 18478 (source: NCBI BLink).), producing the protein MVVSVTIRRRFVLLLLACTCLLSRRLCFGEDRITFSSPIKDSESETLLCKSGIFRFGFFTPVNSTTRLRYVGIWYEKIPIQTVVWVANKDSPINDTSGVISIYQDGNLAVTDGRNRLVWSTNVSVPVAPNATWVQLMDSGNLMLQDNRNNGEILWESFKHPYDSFMPRMTLGTDGRTGGNLKLTSWTSHDDPSTGNYTAGIAPFTFPELLIWKNNVPTWRSGPWNGQVFIGLPNMDSLLFLDGFNLNSDNQGTISMSYANDSFMYHFNLDPEGIIYQKDWSTSMRTWRIGVKFPYTDCDAYGRCGRFGSCHAGENPPCKCVKGFVPKNNTEWNGGNWSNGCMRKAPLQCERQRNVSNGGGGGKADGFLKLQKMKVPISAERSEASEQVCPKVCLDNCSCTAYAYDRGIGCMLWSGDLVDMQSFLGSGIDLFIRVAHSELKTHSNLAVMIAAPVIGVMLIAAVCVLLACRKYKKRPAKDRSAELMFKRMEALTSDNESASNQIKLKELPLFEFQVLATSTDSFSLRNKLGQGGFGPVYKGKLPEGQEIAVKRLSRKSGQGLEELMNEVVVISKLQHRNLVKLLGCCIEGEERMLVYEYMPKKSLDAYLFDPMKQKILDWKTRFNIMEGICRGLLYLHRDSRLKIIHRDLKASNILLDENLNPKISDFGLARIFRANEDEANTRRVVGTYGYMSPEYAMEGFFSEKSDVFSLGVIFLEIISGRRNSSSHKEENNLNLLAYAWKLWNDGEAASLADPAVFDKCFEKEIEKCVHIGLLCVQEVANDRPNVSNVIWMLTTENMSLADPKQPAFIVRRGASEAESSDQSSQKVSINDVSLTAVTGR; encoded by the exons ATGGTGGTTTCAGTGACCATACGTCGtcgttttgttcttcttctacttgcATGCACTTGTTTGTTGTCTCGGAGACTCTGTTTTGGTGAGGACAGAATCACTTTCTCAAGTCCTATCAAAGACTCAGAGTCAGAGACCCTTCTATGCAAAAGTGGTATTTTcaggtttggtttcttcactCCTGTTAATTCCACTACTCGGTTACGTTATGTTGGGATTTGGTACGAAAAGATTCCAATCCAAACTGTGGTTTGGGTTGCTAACAAAGACTCTCCCATCAACGACACTTCCGGTGTTATCTCGATCTATCAAGATGGAAATCTCGCGGTTACCGATGGTCGAAATCGCCTTGTATGGTCGACGAATGTCTCAGTACCAGTAGCTCCAAATGCTACTTGGGTTCAGCTTATGGATTCTGGGAATCTTATGTTACAAGACAACAGAAACAATGGTGAGATTCTTTGGGAGAGTTTCAAGCATCCTTATGATTCTTTCATGCCAAGAATGACTCTTGGCACCGACGGTAGAACTGGAGGTAACCTAAAGCTTACTTCTTGGACAAGCCACGATGATCCTTCAACAGGAAACTACACAGCTGGTATTGCTCCTTTCACGTTTCCTGAGCTTCTTATCTGGAAGAACAATGTCCCAACGTGGCGTAGCGGACCGTGGAACGGTCAGGTTTTCATCGGTTTACCGAATATGGATTCACTTCTGTTTCTTGATGGGTTTAATCTTAACAGTGATAATCAAGGAACGATCTCAATGTCTTATGCTAATGATTCGTTCATGTATCACTTTAACTTGGATCCTGAAGGAATTATTTATCAGAAAGATTGGAGTACTTCTATGAGAACTTGGAGGATAGGTGTAAAGTTTCCATACACAGACTGTGATGCATACGGTAGATGTGGTCGATTCGGGAGCTGCCATGCCGGGGAAAACCCGCCTTGTAAATGTGTTAAAGGGTTTGTTCCAAAGAATAACACAGAGTGGAATGGTGGTAATTGGAGTAATGGATGTATGAGAAAAGCTCCATTGCAGTGTGAAAGACAGAGAAATGTAAgtaatggtggtggtggaggaaaAGCAGATGGTTTTTTGAAACTGCAGAAGATGAAAGTACCAATCTCTGCGGAACGGTCTGAAGCTAGTGAACAAGTTTGTCCTAAAGTATGCTTAGATAACTGTTCTTGCACAGCTTATGCATATGATAGAGGAATTGGATGCATGCTTTGGAGTGGTGATTTAGTTGATATGCAATCATTTTTGGGAAGTGGCATTGATCTTTTTATTCGTGTTGCTCATTCAGAACTCA AAACACATAGCAATCTAGCAGTTATGATCGCAGCACCTGTGATAGGCGTTATGTTAATTGCTGCGGTCTGCGTTCTTTTAGCATGCCGGAAATACAAAAAGCGTCCAG CGAAAGATAGAAGTGCAGAGCTAATGTTTAAGAGAATGGAAGCACTTACAAGTGATAATGAGTCTGCTTCTAACCAAATCAAGCTCAAGGAGCTTCCACTCTTTGAGTTTCAAGTGTTAGCTACATCAACTGATAGCTTCTCTCTAAGAAACAAGCTCGGGCAAGGCGGGTTTGGTCCTGTTTACAAG ggaAAATTACCTGAAGGACAAGAAATTGCAGTGAAGAGGCTCTCACGGAAATCAGGTCAAGGACTAGAGGAACTTATGAACGAAGTGGTTGTGATATCTAAGTTGCAACATCGGAATCTAGTGAAGTTACTTGGATGTTGTATTGAAGGTGAAGAAAGAATGTTAGTATATGAATATATGCCAAAGAAAAGCTTGGATGCATATCTTTTTG ACCCAATGAAGCAAAAGATTCTTGATTGGAAGACTCGGTTCAACATAATGGAAGGAATTTGCAGAGGTCTTTTGTACCTTCACAGAGATTCAAGACTAAAGATCATACACAGAGATTTAAAAGCCAGCAACATTTTGTTAGATGAGAATCTAAACCCCAAGATATCTGATTTTGGACTTGCAAGAATTTTCCGAGCGAATGAAGATGAAGCTAACACAAGAAGGGTTGTTGGAACATA CGGCTATATGTCACCGGAGTATGCAATGGAAGGTTTCTTTTCAGAAAAATCAGATGTTTTCAGCTTGGGGGTTATATTTCTCGAGATCATAAGTGGGAGAAGAAACTCTAGTTCTCACAAGGAAGAGAATAATCTCAACCTTTTGGCTTAT GCTTGGAAGCTGTGGAACGACGGTGAGGCTGCTTCTCTAGCAGATCCAGCCGTCTTTGATAAGTGTTtcgagaaagagatagagaaatgTGTTCATATTGGACTGTTATGTGTGCAAGAAGTTGCAAACGATAGACCAAATGTTTCAAACGTGATATGGATGCTAACTACCGAGAACATGAGCCTCGCCGATCCGAAGCAGCCAGCGTTTATAGTAAGAAGAGGAGCTTCTGAGGCTGAATCTTCTGACCAGAGTAGTCAAAAGGTATCTATCAATGATGTGAGCCTCACAGCTGTAACAGGACGTTAA
- a CDS encoding S-locus lectin protein kinase family protein (S-locus lectin protein kinase family protein; FUNCTIONS IN: in 6 functions; INVOLVED IN: protein amino acid phosphorylation, recognition of pollen; LOCATED IN: plasma membrane; EXPRESSED IN: 21 plant structures; EXPRESSED DURING: 13 growth stages; CONTAINS InterPro DOMAIN/s: Curculin-like (mannose-binding) lectin (InterPro:IPR001480), Apple-like (InterPro:IPR003609), PAN-2 domain (InterPro:IPR013227), Serine/threonine-protein kinase domain (InterPro:IPR002290), Serine/threonine-protein kinase-like domain (InterPro:IPR017442), Protein kinase-like domain (InterPro:IPR011009), Serine/threonine-protein kinase, active site (InterPro:IPR008271), Protein kinase, catalytic domain (InterPro:IPR000719), S-locus glycoprotein (InterPro:IPR000858), Tyrosine-protein kinase, catalytic domain (InterPro:IPR020635); BEST Arabidopsis thaliana protein match is: S-domain-1 13 (TAIR:AT1G11350.1).), translating to MVVSVTIRRRFVLLLLACTCLLSRRLCFGEDRITFSSPIKDSESETLLCKSGIFRFGFFTPVNSTTRLRYVGIWYEKIPIQTVVWVANKDSPINDTSGVISIYQDGNLAVTDGRNRLVWSTNVSVPVAPNATWVQLMDSGNLMLQDNRNNGEILWESFKHPYDSFMPRMTLGTDGRTGGNLKLTSWTSHDDPSTGNYTAGIAPFTFPELLIWKNNVPTWRSGPWNGQVFIGLPNMDSLLFLDGFNLNSDNQGTISMSYANDSFMYHFNLDPEGIIYQKDWSTSMRTWRIGVKFPYTDCDAYGRCGRFGSCHAGENPPCKCVKGFVPKNNTEWNGGNWSNGCMRKAPLQCERQRNVSNGGGGGKADGFLKLQKMKVPISAERSEASEQVCPKVCLDNCSCTAYAYDRGIGCMLWSGDLVDMQSFLGSGIDLFIRVAHSELKTHSNLAVMIAAPVIGVMLIAAVCVLLACRKYKKRPAPAKDRSAELMFKRMEALTSDNESASNQIKLKELPLFEFQVLATSTDSFSLRNKLGQGGFGPVYKGKLPEGQEIAVKRLSRKSGQGLEELMNEVVVISKLQHRNLVKLLGCCIEGEERMLVYEYMPKKSLDAYLFDPMKQKILDWKTRFNIMEGICRGLLYLHRDSRLKIIHRDLKASNILLDENLNPKISDFGLARIFRANEDEANTRRVVGTYGYMSPEYAMEGFFSEKSDVFSLGVIFLEIISGRRNSSSHKEENNLNLLAYAWKLWNDGEAASLADPAVFDKCFEKEIEKCVHIGLLCVQEVANDRPNVSNVIWMLTTENMSLADPKQPAFIVRRGASEAESSDQSSQKVSINDVSLTAVTGR from the exons ATGGTGGTTTCAGTGACCATACGTCGtcgttttgttcttcttctacttgcATGCACTTGTTTGTTGTCTCGGAGACTCTGTTTTGGTGAGGACAGAATCACTTTCTCAAGTCCTATCAAAGACTCAGAGTCAGAGACCCTTCTATGCAAAAGTGGTATTTTcaggtttggtttcttcactCCTGTTAATTCCACTACTCGGTTACGTTATGTTGGGATTTGGTACGAAAAGATTCCAATCCAAACTGTGGTTTGGGTTGCTAACAAAGACTCTCCCATCAACGACACTTCCGGTGTTATCTCGATCTATCAAGATGGAAATCTCGCGGTTACCGATGGTCGAAATCGCCTTGTATGGTCGACGAATGTCTCAGTACCAGTAGCTCCAAATGCTACTTGGGTTCAGCTTATGGATTCTGGGAATCTTATGTTACAAGACAACAGAAACAATGGTGAGATTCTTTGGGAGAGTTTCAAGCATCCTTATGATTCTTTCATGCCAAGAATGACTCTTGGCACCGACGGTAGAACTGGAGGTAACCTAAAGCTTACTTCTTGGACAAGCCACGATGATCCTTCAACAGGAAACTACACAGCTGGTATTGCTCCTTTCACGTTTCCTGAGCTTCTTATCTGGAAGAACAATGTCCCAACGTGGCGTAGCGGACCGTGGAACGGTCAGGTTTTCATCGGTTTACCGAATATGGATTCACTTCTGTTTCTTGATGGGTTTAATCTTAACAGTGATAATCAAGGAACGATCTCAATGTCTTATGCTAATGATTCGTTCATGTATCACTTTAACTTGGATCCTGAAGGAATTATTTATCAGAAAGATTGGAGTACTTCTATGAGAACTTGGAGGATAGGTGTAAAGTTTCCATACACAGACTGTGATGCATACGGTAGATGTGGTCGATTCGGGAGCTGCCATGCCGGGGAAAACCCGCCTTGTAAATGTGTTAAAGGGTTTGTTCCAAAGAATAACACAGAGTGGAATGGTGGTAATTGGAGTAATGGATGTATGAGAAAAGCTCCATTGCAGTGTGAAAGACAGAGAAATGTAAgtaatggtggtggtggaggaaaAGCAGATGGTTTTTTGAAACTGCAGAAGATGAAAGTACCAATCTCTGCGGAACGGTCTGAAGCTAGTGAACAAGTTTGTCCTAAAGTATGCTTAGATAACTGTTCTTGCACAGCTTATGCATATGATAGAGGAATTGGATGCATGCTTTGGAGTGGTGATTTAGTTGATATGCAATCATTTTTGGGAAGTGGCATTGATCTTTTTATTCGTGTTGCTCATTCAGAACTCA AAACACATAGCAATCTAGCAGTTATGATCGCAGCACCTGTGATAGGCGTTATGTTAATTGCTGCGGTCTGCGTTCTTTTAGCATGCCGGAAATACAAAAAGCGTCCAG CTCCAGCGAAAGATAGAAGTGCAGAGCTAATGTTTAAGAGAATGGAAGCACTTACAAGTGATAATGAGTCTGCTTCTAACCAAATCAAGCTCAAGGAGCTTCCACTCTTTGAGTTTCAAGTGTTAGCTACATCAACTGATAGCTTCTCTCTAAGAAACAAGCTCGGGCAAGGCGGGTTTGGTCCTGTTTACAAG ggaAAATTACCTGAAGGACAAGAAATTGCAGTGAAGAGGCTCTCACGGAAATCAGGTCAAGGACTAGAGGAACTTATGAACGAAGTGGTTGTGATATCTAAGTTGCAACATCGGAATCTAGTGAAGTTACTTGGATGTTGTATTGAAGGTGAAGAAAGAATGTTAGTATATGAATATATGCCAAAGAAAAGCTTGGATGCATATCTTTTTG ACCCAATGAAGCAAAAGATTCTTGATTGGAAGACTCGGTTCAACATAATGGAAGGAATTTGCAGAGGTCTTTTGTACCTTCACAGAGATTCAAGACTAAAGATCATACACAGAGATTTAAAAGCCAGCAACATTTTGTTAGATGAGAATCTAAACCCCAAGATATCTGATTTTGGACTTGCAAGAATTTTCCGAGCGAATGAAGATGAAGCTAACACAAGAAGGGTTGTTGGAACATA CGGCTATATGTCACCGGAGTATGCAATGGAAGGTTTCTTTTCAGAAAAATCAGATGTTTTCAGCTTGGGGGTTATATTTCTCGAGATCATAAGTGGGAGAAGAAACTCTAGTTCTCACAAGGAAGAGAATAATCTCAACCTTTTGGCTTAT GCTTGGAAGCTGTGGAACGACGGTGAGGCTGCTTCTCTAGCAGATCCAGCCGTCTTTGATAAGTGTTtcgagaaagagatagagaaatgTGTTCATATTGGACTGTTATGTGTGCAAGAAGTTGCAAACGATAGACCAAATGTTTCAAACGTGATATGGATGCTAACTACCGAGAACATGAGCCTCGCCGATCCGAAGCAGCCAGCGTTTATAGTAAGAAGAGGAGCTTCTGAGGCTGAATCTTCTGACCAGAGTAGTCAAAAGGTATCTATCAATGATGTGAGCCTCACAGCTGTAACAGGACGTTAA